A single window of Vespa crabro chromosome 23, iyVesCrab1.2, whole genome shotgun sequence DNA harbors:
- the LOC124432060 gene encoding ATP-dependent DNA/RNA helicase DHX36 isoform X4 has translation MSSSQNHGQSGGRGNGHPSWLRGKEIGLYYRDLQKNRAKKRELRIIKLKQKVEQTMKLAVENSKGLYNKLCNDEEKQNSTSNDLENKYTHIHDSQFKRKFLEILSGNIQHNIAKAMSAKSKLERDPISDKSLLDEYNGKLYSSDYKAMQAFRKKLPAYEKKADILDLIKKNQVVVISGETGCGKTTQVAQFILDSELEERNGSITRIICTQPRRISAISVAERVAAERAERLGKSVGFQIRLEKIPPRERGSILFCTTGMLLQFMQSDPALKGFSHIILDEIHERSTESDFIITLLKQIIPVRPDLKVVLMSATLNSERFSDYYNDCPIIHIPGFTYPVEEFYLEDVLLLTGFRLIESTFKEKELGYRKYQKKYKQQHEKNCHFLNIINPYIKKLVIEKKYPKFVIDQLCHPDSENLSLELIEDLINHICTTKDPGAILVFLPGMMDIVKLNRIMLNSGRYPNSRFIIYPLHSRMPTIDQRLIFKEPPTGIRKIIIATSIAETSITIEDVVYVIDCGKTKLSRFDVNKNMETLEPEWVSMANAKQRRGRAGRVKKGYCYHLYSKAREMTFDDYPLPEMLRTRLEEVILQIKILQLGEAKQFLASVMDPPNLKAIDLSLDLLRTLNALDNDEHLTPLGYHLAQLPLDPRTGKMIIWAALFSCIDPVFAIAASLTFKDAFYCPLGKEEQAMKKKLELSLWEFSDHIALAEALRRFEINYNFGFCHEYFLSFNTLKLLSEMKRQFAQHLYEMKFLDNDNPIDEDANRNSNNIALIKAIVCAGLYPNIATIKYGSDSKHGVIAWTPEDGSVKLHPSSVNNKMKDFPSPFLTYFTKQRSTAIYLHDTSCVTAPILLFAGSNSSIRRENGKYIITLNTSQNFICEPRTAKVIQDLRQAINNLLEYKISHPGTVNWDTQEGQILNALIEFVSQTDEEMGFGKLTW, from the exons CAAAGGACTGTACAATAAATTATGCAATGACGAAGAAAAACAGAATAGTACAAGCAatgatttagaaaataaatatactcaCATTCATGACTCGCAGTTTAAAAGAAAGTTTTTAGAAATCTTATCTGGCAATATACAACATAATATTGCCAAAGCTATGTCAGCTAAATCCAAACTTGAAAGAGATCCTATTTCTGACAAAAGTCTATTAGACGAATATAATGGGAAATTGTATAGCAGTGATTATAAAGCTATGCAAGCTTTTAGGAAGAAATTACCTGCTTATGAAAAGAAAGCAGATATtttagatttaataaaaaaaaatcaagttgTGGTGATCAGTGGTGAAACTG gcTGTGGTAAGACAACGCAAGTTGCacaatttattttagatagcgaattagaagagagaaatggtAGCATTACTAGAATCATTTGTACACAACCAAGAAGGATATCAGCAATATCTGTTGCTGAAAGAGTAGCTGCTGAAAGAGCAGAGAGACTTGGCAAATCTGTTGGATTTCAAATAAGATTAGAAAa gatACCACCTAGAGAACGTGGAAGTATATTATTTTGCACCACCGGCATGCTATTGCAATTTATGCAATCGGATCCAGCGCTGAAAGGATTTTCGCATATAATATTGGACGAAATTCACGAACGTAGTACAGAAAgtgactttattattactttattgaaACAAATAATTCCTGTg agACCAGATTTGAAAGTGGTTTTGATGAGTGCTACGCTTAATTCTGAAAGATTTtccgattattataatgattgtCCAATAATTCACATACCAGGATTCACATATCCCgtagaagaattttatttagaagatgtattattattaacagg atttcGTTTAATTGAAAGTacctttaaagaaaaagaacttggttatagaaaatatcaaaaaaaatataagcaacagcatgaaaaaaattgtcattttctaaatattataaatccaTATATAAAGAAACTTGTCATAGAA aaaaaatatcctAAGTTTGTTATAGACCAATTATGCCATCCAGATAgtgaaaatttatctttagaACTTATAGAAGATTTGATCAATCATATATGTACGACGAAAGATCCTGGAGCTATTTTAGTATTTTTACCTGGAATGATGGATATCGTTAAGTTAAACAGAATTATGTTGAACTCTGGACGATATCCAAATA gtagatttattatttatccacTTCATTCTCGTATGCCAACGATCGATCAGAGGCTTATATTTAAGGAACCACCTACTGGCatacgtaaaataataattgcaaccTCCATCGCTGAAACATCTATAACAATAGAAGATGTAGTCTACGTAATAGACTGTGGAAAAACAAAGCTTTCAAGATTCGATGTGAATAAAAATATGGAAACGTTAGAACCCGAATGGGTATCTATGGCTAATGCTAAACAAAGACGAGGTCGTGCAGGAAG agtgaaaaaaggatattgttatcatctctACAGTAAAGCAAGAGAAATGACGTTCGATGATTATCCATTACCCGAAATGTTACGTACGCGATTAGAAGAAGTGATATtacagataaaaattttacaattagGGGAAGCAAAGCAATTCCTTGCCAGTGTTATGGATCCACCTAATTTAAAAGCTATTGATTTATCGCTTGATTTATTGAGAACATTAAATGCTTTAGACAATGACGAACATTTGACACCTCTGGGTTATCATTTGGCGCAACTTCCTCTTGATCCTAGGACTG GTAAAATGATTATATGGGCCGCATTATTTTCTTGCATAGATCCAGTATTTGCTATAGCAGCCAGTCTCACATTTAAAGATGCTTTTTATTGTCCTTtgggaaaagaagaacaagcaatgaaaaaaaaattagaactCAGTTTGTGGGAATTTAGCGATCATATTGCTCTCGCGGAAGCTCTTAGGAGATTtgaaatcaattataattttggTTTCTGtcatgaatattttttgtcCTTTAATACTTTGAAGCTTCTTTCCGAAATGAAACGTCAGTTTGCTCAACACTTgtacgaaatgaaatttttagatAATGATAATCCAATCGATGAGGATGCTAATagaaattctaataatatagCCTTGATAAAAGCTATTGTTTGTGCAGGATTATATCCAAACATTGCCACTATAAAGTATGg atCTGATTCGAAGCATGGTGTAATAGCTTGGACACCTGAAGATGGTTCCGTTAAATTACATCCATCcagtgttaataataaaatgaaagattttccAAGTCCTTTCTTAACGTATTTTACAAAACAACGATCTACTGCTATTTATTTACACGACACATCCTGCGTCACAGctccaatattattattcgcagGATCAAATAGTTCTATTA gaAGAGAAAATGGAAAGTACATAATCACATTAAATACTTCGCAAAATTTCATTTGCGAACCTAGAACTGCCAAAGTTATACAGGATCTTCGACaagcaataaataatttattagaatataaaatatcgcaTCCTGGTACAGTAAATTGGGATACTCAAGAGGGACAAATACTTAA tgcTCTTATTGAATTTGTATCGCAAACGGATGAAGAAATGGGATTTGGTAAATTGACATGGTAA
- the LOC124432060 gene encoding ATP-dependent DNA/RNA helicase DHX36 isoform X2 — MSYQHTSKTSPRSSRFGRDEQSQPNSSMSSSQNHGQSGGRGNGHPSWLRGKEIGLYYRDLQKNRAKKRELRIIKLKQKVEQTMKLAVENSKGLYNKLCNDEEKQNSTSNDLENKYTHIHDSQFKRKFLEILSGNIQHNIAKAMSAKSKLERDPISDKSLLDEYNGKLYSSDYKAMQAFRKKLPAYEKKADILDLIKKNQVVVISGETGCGKTTQVAQFILDSELEERNGSITRIICTQPRRISAISVAERVAAERAERLGKSVGFQIRLEKIPPRERGSILFCTTGMLLQFMQSDPALKGFSHIILDEIHERSTESDFIITLLKQIIPVRPDLKVVLMSATLNSERFSDYYNDCPIIHIPGFTYPVEEFYLEDVLLLTGFRLIESTFKEKELGYRKYQKKYKQQHEKNCHFLNIINPYIKKLVIEKKYPKFVIDQLCHPDSENLSLELIEDLINHICTTKDPGAILVFLPGMMDIVKLNRIMLNSGRYPNSRFIIYPLHSRMPTIDQRLIFKEPPTGIRKIIIATSIAETSITIEDVVYVIDCGKTKLSRFDVNKNMETLEPEWVSMANAKQRRGRAGRVKKGYCYHLYSKAREMTFDDYPLPEMLRTRLEEVILQIKILQLGEAKQFLASVMDPPNLKAIDLSLDLLRTLNALDNDEHLTPLGYHLAQLPLDPRTGKMIIWAALFSCIDPVFAIAASLTFKDAFYCPLGKEEQAMKKKLELSLWEFSDHIALAEALRRFEINYNFGFCHEYFLSFNTLKLLSEMKRQFAQHLYEMKFLDNDNPIDEDANRNSNNIALIKAIVCAGLYPNIATIKYGSDSKHGVIAWTPEDGSVKLHPSSVNNKMKDFPSPFLTYFTKQRSTAIYLHDTSCVTAPILLFAGSNSSIRRENGKYIITLNTSQNFICEPRTAKVIQDLRQAINNLLEYKISHPGTVNWDTQEGQILNALIEFVSQTDEEMGFGKLTW, encoded by the exons CAAAGGACTGTACAATAAATTATGCAATGACGAAGAAAAACAGAATAGTACAAGCAatgatttagaaaataaatatactcaCATTCATGACTCGCAGTTTAAAAGAAAGTTTTTAGAAATCTTATCTGGCAATATACAACATAATATTGCCAAAGCTATGTCAGCTAAATCCAAACTTGAAAGAGATCCTATTTCTGACAAAAGTCTATTAGACGAATATAATGGGAAATTGTATAGCAGTGATTATAAAGCTATGCAAGCTTTTAGGAAGAAATTACCTGCTTATGAAAAGAAAGCAGATATtttagatttaataaaaaaaaatcaagttgTGGTGATCAGTGGTGAAACTG gcTGTGGTAAGACAACGCAAGTTGCacaatttattttagatagcgaattagaagagagaaatggtAGCATTACTAGAATCATTTGTACACAACCAAGAAGGATATCAGCAATATCTGTTGCTGAAAGAGTAGCTGCTGAAAGAGCAGAGAGACTTGGCAAATCTGTTGGATTTCAAATAAGATTAGAAAa gatACCACCTAGAGAACGTGGAAGTATATTATTTTGCACCACCGGCATGCTATTGCAATTTATGCAATCGGATCCAGCGCTGAAAGGATTTTCGCATATAATATTGGACGAAATTCACGAACGTAGTACAGAAAgtgactttattattactttattgaaACAAATAATTCCTGTg agACCAGATTTGAAAGTGGTTTTGATGAGTGCTACGCTTAATTCTGAAAGATTTtccgattattataatgattgtCCAATAATTCACATACCAGGATTCACATATCCCgtagaagaattttatttagaagatgtattattattaacagg atttcGTTTAATTGAAAGTacctttaaagaaaaagaacttggttatagaaaatatcaaaaaaaatataagcaacagcatgaaaaaaattgtcattttctaaatattataaatccaTATATAAAGAAACTTGTCATAGAA aaaaaatatcctAAGTTTGTTATAGACCAATTATGCCATCCAGATAgtgaaaatttatctttagaACTTATAGAAGATTTGATCAATCATATATGTACGACGAAAGATCCTGGAGCTATTTTAGTATTTTTACCTGGAATGATGGATATCGTTAAGTTAAACAGAATTATGTTGAACTCTGGACGATATCCAAATA gtagatttattatttatccacTTCATTCTCGTATGCCAACGATCGATCAGAGGCTTATATTTAAGGAACCACCTACTGGCatacgtaaaataataattgcaaccTCCATCGCTGAAACATCTATAACAATAGAAGATGTAGTCTACGTAATAGACTGTGGAAAAACAAAGCTTTCAAGATTCGATGTGAATAAAAATATGGAAACGTTAGAACCCGAATGGGTATCTATGGCTAATGCTAAACAAAGACGAGGTCGTGCAGGAAG agtgaaaaaaggatattgttatcatctctACAGTAAAGCAAGAGAAATGACGTTCGATGATTATCCATTACCCGAAATGTTACGTACGCGATTAGAAGAAGTGATATtacagataaaaattttacaattagGGGAAGCAAAGCAATTCCTTGCCAGTGTTATGGATCCACCTAATTTAAAAGCTATTGATTTATCGCTTGATTTATTGAGAACATTAAATGCTTTAGACAATGACGAACATTTGACACCTCTGGGTTATCATTTGGCGCAACTTCCTCTTGATCCTAGGACTG GTAAAATGATTATATGGGCCGCATTATTTTCTTGCATAGATCCAGTATTTGCTATAGCAGCCAGTCTCACATTTAAAGATGCTTTTTATTGTCCTTtgggaaaagaagaacaagcaatgaaaaaaaaattagaactCAGTTTGTGGGAATTTAGCGATCATATTGCTCTCGCGGAAGCTCTTAGGAGATTtgaaatcaattataattttggTTTCTGtcatgaatattttttgtcCTTTAATACTTTGAAGCTTCTTTCCGAAATGAAACGTCAGTTTGCTCAACACTTgtacgaaatgaaatttttagatAATGATAATCCAATCGATGAGGATGCTAATagaaattctaataatatagCCTTGATAAAAGCTATTGTTTGTGCAGGATTATATCCAAACATTGCCACTATAAAGTATGg atCTGATTCGAAGCATGGTGTAATAGCTTGGACACCTGAAGATGGTTCCGTTAAATTACATCCATCcagtgttaataataaaatgaaagattttccAAGTCCTTTCTTAACGTATTTTACAAAACAACGATCTACTGCTATTTATTTACACGACACATCCTGCGTCACAGctccaatattattattcgcagGATCAAATAGTTCTATTA gaAGAGAAAATGGAAAGTACATAATCACATTAAATACTTCGCAAAATTTCATTTGCGAACCTAGAACTGCCAAAGTTATACAGGATCTTCGACaagcaataaataatttattagaatataaaatatcgcaTCCTGGTACAGTAAATTGGGATACTCAAGAGGGACAAATACTTAA tgcTCTTATTGAATTTGTATCGCAAACGGATGAAGAAATGGGATTTGGTAAATTGACATGGTAA
- the LOC124432060 gene encoding ATP-dependent DNA/RNA helicase DHX36 isoform X3 codes for MSYQHTSKTSPRSSRFGRGNEQSQPNSSMSSSQNHGQSGGRGNGHPSWLRGKEIGLYYRDLQKNRAKKRELRIIKLKQKVEQTMKLAVENSKGLYNKLCNDEEKQNSTSNDLENKYTHIHDSQFKRKFLEILSGNIQHNIAKAMSAKSKLERDPISDKSLLDEYNGKLYSSDYKAMQAFRKKLPAYEKKADILDLIKKNQVVVISGETGCGKTTQVAQFILDSELEERNGSITRIICTQPRRISAISVAERVAAERAERLGKSVGFQIRLEKIPPRERGSILFCTTGMLLQFMQSDPALKGFSHIILDEIHERSTESDFIITLLKQIIPVRPDLKVVLMSATLNSERFSDYYNDCPIIHIPGFTYPVEEFYLEDVLLLTGFRLIESTFKEKELGYRKYQKKYKQQHEKNCHFLNIINPYIKKLVIEKKYPKFVIDQLCHPDSENLSLELIEDLINHICTTKDPGAILVFLPGMMDIVKLNRIMLNSGRYPNSRFIIYPLHSRMPTIDQRLIFKEPPTGIRKIIIATSIAETSITIEDVVYVIDCGKTKLSRFDVNKNMETLEPEWVSMANAKQRRGRAGRVKKGYCYHLYSKAREMTFDDYPLPEMLRTRLEEVILQIKILQLGEAKQFLASVMDPPNLKAIDLSLDLLRTLNALDNDEHLTPLGYHLAQLPLDPRTGKMIIWAALFSCIDPVFAIAASLTFKDAFYCPLGKEEQAMKKKLELSLWEFSDHIALAEALRRFEINYNFGFCHEYFLSFNTLKLLSEMKRQFAQHLYEMKFLDNDNPIDEDANRNSNNIALIKAIVCAGLYPNIATIKSDSKHGVIAWTPEDGSVKLHPSSVNNKMKDFPSPFLTYFTKQRSTAIYLHDTSCVTAPILLFAGSNSSIRRENGKYIITLNTSQNFICEPRTAKVIQDLRQAINNLLEYKISHPGTVNWDTQEGQILNALIEFVSQTDEEMGFGKLTW; via the exons CAAAGGACTGTACAATAAATTATGCAATGACGAAGAAAAACAGAATAGTACAAGCAatgatttagaaaataaatatactcaCATTCATGACTCGCAGTTTAAAAGAAAGTTTTTAGAAATCTTATCTGGCAATATACAACATAATATTGCCAAAGCTATGTCAGCTAAATCCAAACTTGAAAGAGATCCTATTTCTGACAAAAGTCTATTAGACGAATATAATGGGAAATTGTATAGCAGTGATTATAAAGCTATGCAAGCTTTTAGGAAGAAATTACCTGCTTATGAAAAGAAAGCAGATATtttagatttaataaaaaaaaatcaagttgTGGTGATCAGTGGTGAAACTG gcTGTGGTAAGACAACGCAAGTTGCacaatttattttagatagcgaattagaagagagaaatggtAGCATTACTAGAATCATTTGTACACAACCAAGAAGGATATCAGCAATATCTGTTGCTGAAAGAGTAGCTGCTGAAAGAGCAGAGAGACTTGGCAAATCTGTTGGATTTCAAATAAGATTAGAAAa gatACCACCTAGAGAACGTGGAAGTATATTATTTTGCACCACCGGCATGCTATTGCAATTTATGCAATCGGATCCAGCGCTGAAAGGATTTTCGCATATAATATTGGACGAAATTCACGAACGTAGTACAGAAAgtgactttattattactttattgaaACAAATAATTCCTGTg agACCAGATTTGAAAGTGGTTTTGATGAGTGCTACGCTTAATTCTGAAAGATTTtccgattattataatgattgtCCAATAATTCACATACCAGGATTCACATATCCCgtagaagaattttatttagaagatgtattattattaacagg atttcGTTTAATTGAAAGTacctttaaagaaaaagaacttggttatagaaaatatcaaaaaaaatataagcaacagcatgaaaaaaattgtcattttctaaatattataaatccaTATATAAAGAAACTTGTCATAGAA aaaaaatatcctAAGTTTGTTATAGACCAATTATGCCATCCAGATAgtgaaaatttatctttagaACTTATAGAAGATTTGATCAATCATATATGTACGACGAAAGATCCTGGAGCTATTTTAGTATTTTTACCTGGAATGATGGATATCGTTAAGTTAAACAGAATTATGTTGAACTCTGGACGATATCCAAATA gtagatttattatttatccacTTCATTCTCGTATGCCAACGATCGATCAGAGGCTTATATTTAAGGAACCACCTACTGGCatacgtaaaataataattgcaaccTCCATCGCTGAAACATCTATAACAATAGAAGATGTAGTCTACGTAATAGACTGTGGAAAAACAAAGCTTTCAAGATTCGATGTGAATAAAAATATGGAAACGTTAGAACCCGAATGGGTATCTATGGCTAATGCTAAACAAAGACGAGGTCGTGCAGGAAG agtgaaaaaaggatattgttatcatctctACAGTAAAGCAAGAGAAATGACGTTCGATGATTATCCATTACCCGAAATGTTACGTACGCGATTAGAAGAAGTGATATtacagataaaaattttacaattagGGGAAGCAAAGCAATTCCTTGCCAGTGTTATGGATCCACCTAATTTAAAAGCTATTGATTTATCGCTTGATTTATTGAGAACATTAAATGCTTTAGACAATGACGAACATTTGACACCTCTGGGTTATCATTTGGCGCAACTTCCTCTTGATCCTAGGACTG GTAAAATGATTATATGGGCCGCATTATTTTCTTGCATAGATCCAGTATTTGCTATAGCAGCCAGTCTCACATTTAAAGATGCTTTTTATTGTCCTTtgggaaaagaagaacaagcaatgaaaaaaaaattagaactCAGTTTGTGGGAATTTAGCGATCATATTGCTCTCGCGGAAGCTCTTAGGAGATTtgaaatcaattataattttggTTTCTGtcatgaatattttttgtcCTTTAATACTTTGAAGCTTCTTTCCGAAATGAAACGTCAGTTTGCTCAACACTTgtacgaaatgaaatttttagatAATGATAATCCAATCGATGAGGATGCTAATagaaattctaataatatagCCTTGATAAAAGCTATTGTTTGTGCAGGATTATATCCAAACATTGCCACTATAAA atCTGATTCGAAGCATGGTGTAATAGCTTGGACACCTGAAGATGGTTCCGTTAAATTACATCCATCcagtgttaataataaaatgaaagattttccAAGTCCTTTCTTAACGTATTTTACAAAACAACGATCTACTGCTATTTATTTACACGACACATCCTGCGTCACAGctccaatattattattcgcagGATCAAATAGTTCTATTA gaAGAGAAAATGGAAAGTACATAATCACATTAAATACTTCGCAAAATTTCATTTGCGAACCTAGAACTGCCAAAGTTATACAGGATCTTCGACaagcaataaataatttattagaatataaaatatcgcaTCCTGGTACAGTAAATTGGGATACTCAAGAGGGACAAATACTTAA tgcTCTTATTGAATTTGTATCGCAAACGGATGAAGAAATGGGATTTGGTAAATTGACATGGTAA
- the LOC124432060 gene encoding ATP-dependent DNA/RNA helicase DHX36 isoform X1 translates to MSYQHTSKTSPRSSRFGRGNEQSQPNSSMSSSQNHGQSGGRGNGHPSWLRGKEIGLYYRDLQKNRAKKRELRIIKLKQKVEQTMKLAVENSKGLYNKLCNDEEKQNSTSNDLENKYTHIHDSQFKRKFLEILSGNIQHNIAKAMSAKSKLERDPISDKSLLDEYNGKLYSSDYKAMQAFRKKLPAYEKKADILDLIKKNQVVVISGETGCGKTTQVAQFILDSELEERNGSITRIICTQPRRISAISVAERVAAERAERLGKSVGFQIRLEKIPPRERGSILFCTTGMLLQFMQSDPALKGFSHIILDEIHERSTESDFIITLLKQIIPVRPDLKVVLMSATLNSERFSDYYNDCPIIHIPGFTYPVEEFYLEDVLLLTGFRLIESTFKEKELGYRKYQKKYKQQHEKNCHFLNIINPYIKKLVIEKKYPKFVIDQLCHPDSENLSLELIEDLINHICTTKDPGAILVFLPGMMDIVKLNRIMLNSGRYPNSRFIIYPLHSRMPTIDQRLIFKEPPTGIRKIIIATSIAETSITIEDVVYVIDCGKTKLSRFDVNKNMETLEPEWVSMANAKQRRGRAGRVKKGYCYHLYSKAREMTFDDYPLPEMLRTRLEEVILQIKILQLGEAKQFLASVMDPPNLKAIDLSLDLLRTLNALDNDEHLTPLGYHLAQLPLDPRTGKMIIWAALFSCIDPVFAIAASLTFKDAFYCPLGKEEQAMKKKLELSLWEFSDHIALAEALRRFEINYNFGFCHEYFLSFNTLKLLSEMKRQFAQHLYEMKFLDNDNPIDEDANRNSNNIALIKAIVCAGLYPNIATIKYGSDSKHGVIAWTPEDGSVKLHPSSVNNKMKDFPSPFLTYFTKQRSTAIYLHDTSCVTAPILLFAGSNSSIRRENGKYIITLNTSQNFICEPRTAKVIQDLRQAINNLLEYKISHPGTVNWDTQEGQILNALIEFVSQTDEEMGFGKLTW, encoded by the exons CAAAGGACTGTACAATAAATTATGCAATGACGAAGAAAAACAGAATAGTACAAGCAatgatttagaaaataaatatactcaCATTCATGACTCGCAGTTTAAAAGAAAGTTTTTAGAAATCTTATCTGGCAATATACAACATAATATTGCCAAAGCTATGTCAGCTAAATCCAAACTTGAAAGAGATCCTATTTCTGACAAAAGTCTATTAGACGAATATAATGGGAAATTGTATAGCAGTGATTATAAAGCTATGCAAGCTTTTAGGAAGAAATTACCTGCTTATGAAAAGAAAGCAGATATtttagatttaataaaaaaaaatcaagttgTGGTGATCAGTGGTGAAACTG gcTGTGGTAAGACAACGCAAGTTGCacaatttattttagatagcgaattagaagagagaaatggtAGCATTACTAGAATCATTTGTACACAACCAAGAAGGATATCAGCAATATCTGTTGCTGAAAGAGTAGCTGCTGAAAGAGCAGAGAGACTTGGCAAATCTGTTGGATTTCAAATAAGATTAGAAAa gatACCACCTAGAGAACGTGGAAGTATATTATTTTGCACCACCGGCATGCTATTGCAATTTATGCAATCGGATCCAGCGCTGAAAGGATTTTCGCATATAATATTGGACGAAATTCACGAACGTAGTACAGAAAgtgactttattattactttattgaaACAAATAATTCCTGTg agACCAGATTTGAAAGTGGTTTTGATGAGTGCTACGCTTAATTCTGAAAGATTTtccgattattataatgattgtCCAATAATTCACATACCAGGATTCACATATCCCgtagaagaattttatttagaagatgtattattattaacagg atttcGTTTAATTGAAAGTacctttaaagaaaaagaacttggttatagaaaatatcaaaaaaaatataagcaacagcatgaaaaaaattgtcattttctaaatattataaatccaTATATAAAGAAACTTGTCATAGAA aaaaaatatcctAAGTTTGTTATAGACCAATTATGCCATCCAGATAgtgaaaatttatctttagaACTTATAGAAGATTTGATCAATCATATATGTACGACGAAAGATCCTGGAGCTATTTTAGTATTTTTACCTGGAATGATGGATATCGTTAAGTTAAACAGAATTATGTTGAACTCTGGACGATATCCAAATA gtagatttattatttatccacTTCATTCTCGTATGCCAACGATCGATCAGAGGCTTATATTTAAGGAACCACCTACTGGCatacgtaaaataataattgcaaccTCCATCGCTGAAACATCTATAACAATAGAAGATGTAGTCTACGTAATAGACTGTGGAAAAACAAAGCTTTCAAGATTCGATGTGAATAAAAATATGGAAACGTTAGAACCCGAATGGGTATCTATGGCTAATGCTAAACAAAGACGAGGTCGTGCAGGAAG agtgaaaaaaggatattgttatcatctctACAGTAAAGCAAGAGAAATGACGTTCGATGATTATCCATTACCCGAAATGTTACGTACGCGATTAGAAGAAGTGATATtacagataaaaattttacaattagGGGAAGCAAAGCAATTCCTTGCCAGTGTTATGGATCCACCTAATTTAAAAGCTATTGATTTATCGCTTGATTTATTGAGAACATTAAATGCTTTAGACAATGACGAACATTTGACACCTCTGGGTTATCATTTGGCGCAACTTCCTCTTGATCCTAGGACTG GTAAAATGATTATATGGGCCGCATTATTTTCTTGCATAGATCCAGTATTTGCTATAGCAGCCAGTCTCACATTTAAAGATGCTTTTTATTGTCCTTtgggaaaagaagaacaagcaatgaaaaaaaaattagaactCAGTTTGTGGGAATTTAGCGATCATATTGCTCTCGCGGAAGCTCTTAGGAGATTtgaaatcaattataattttggTTTCTGtcatgaatattttttgtcCTTTAATACTTTGAAGCTTCTTTCCGAAATGAAACGTCAGTTTGCTCAACACTTgtacgaaatgaaatttttagatAATGATAATCCAATCGATGAGGATGCTAATagaaattctaataatatagCCTTGATAAAAGCTATTGTTTGTGCAGGATTATATCCAAACATTGCCACTATAAAGTATGg atCTGATTCGAAGCATGGTGTAATAGCTTGGACACCTGAAGATGGTTCCGTTAAATTACATCCATCcagtgttaataataaaatgaaagattttccAAGTCCTTTCTTAACGTATTTTACAAAACAACGATCTACTGCTATTTATTTACACGACACATCCTGCGTCACAGctccaatattattattcgcagGATCAAATAGTTCTATTA gaAGAGAAAATGGAAAGTACATAATCACATTAAATACTTCGCAAAATTTCATTTGCGAACCTAGAACTGCCAAAGTTATACAGGATCTTCGACaagcaataaataatttattagaatataaaatatcgcaTCCTGGTACAGTAAATTGGGATACTCAAGAGGGACAAATACTTAA tgcTCTTATTGAATTTGTATCGCAAACGGATGAAGAAATGGGATTTGGTAAATTGACATGGTAA